A genomic segment from Gilvibacter sp. SZ-19 encodes:
- a CDS encoding TIGR00730 family Rossman fold protein, whose translation MSKEIQIDRLAVFCGSSSGNDMAITEAALRLGQLLAEQHIELVYGAAKIGVMGEVAKAVLDHGGRVVGVIPEFLKRKEVVHLGLSELITTENMHQRKLIMSERSDGFVALPGGFGTLEELFEIITWSQLGLHQKPVGLLNINGFYDPLIALLEGMVRKGFLKMDNFEILLVASEPNLLLQKMRTYKPREVPKWLTQDRT comes from the coding sequence ATGTCAAAAGAAATCCAAATAGACAGACTTGCTGTTTTCTGTGGAAGCAGTTCGGGCAATGATATGGCTATTACAGAAGCCGCTTTAAGACTTGGACAATTGTTGGCCGAGCAGCATATTGAACTGGTTTATGGTGCGGCTAAAATTGGCGTTATGGGAGAGGTTGCCAAAGCTGTGCTAGACCACGGCGGTCGGGTAGTTGGTGTGATCCCTGAATTTCTCAAACGCAAAGAAGTGGTCCATTTAGGCTTAAGCGAACTCATCACCACAGAGAACATGCACCAACGCAAATTGATCATGAGTGAAAGAAGCGACGGATTTGTAGCTCTCCCAGGAGGATTCGGAACGCTAGAGGAGCTTTTTGAGATCATTACCTGGTCGCAATTAGGCTTACATCAAAAACCTGTAGGGCTGCTCAACATCAATGGCTTTTACGACCCGCTCATTGCCTTATTAGAAGGAATGGTGAGAAAGGGTTTTTTAAAGATGGATAATTTCGAGATCCTCTTGGTTGCTTCGGAGCCGAATCTGCTACTGCAAAAGATGCGGACCTACAAACCCAGAGAAGTGCCTAAATGGCTTACTCAAGATCGAACTTAA
- the ligA gene encoding NAD-dependent DNA ligase LigA: protein MDIQQQIEQLRAELRGHNYNYYVLDAPVISDFEFDTKLKQLQELEAAHPEFYDPNSPSLRVGGQVTKNFNTLVHEHRMYSLDNSYSKDDLLDWEKRIKKAVDGPVEYTCELKYDGASISLTYQDGKLEKAVTRGDGVQGDEVTTNIRTIKSVPLQLRGDYPARFDIRGEIVLPFAGFEAMNAQRIAAGEEPYRNPRNTASGSLKLQDSAEVAKRPLECLLYSVVGNNLNIETQFESLQKANSWGFKVPPHAVLAKNIDEVIAFVNHWDSARHDLPYETDGVVIKVNSLRQQEELGYTAKAPRWAMAYKFKAEQASSVLHTITYQVGRTGAITPVANLEPVDLAGTIVKRASLHNADQIAKLDIREGDTVYVEKGGEIIPKIVGVDLSQRPAESSPTQYITDCPECQTPLIRQADEALHYCPNELGCFPQIVGKIQHFISRKAMDIEGLGGETVALLVKEGLINNYADLYTLRVDQLLPLERMAQKSAENLVQGVAKSKEIPFERVLFALGIRYVGETVAKKLAKHYKSITALAAAGLDDLQAVDEIGSAIAQSVVEWFSDPKHQELIDRLRQYGLQLELSEQVLANQTELLKGDVVVVSGVFARVSRTELKKLIEDNGGKVSSSISSKTTYVVAGDKMGPSKRTKAESLGVALITEDEFLAKLGQ from the coding sequence ATGGATATTCAGCAGCAAATCGAACAATTGCGCGCGGAGCTTAGAGGGCATAATTACAATTATTATGTCTTGGATGCGCCCGTCATCTCTGATTTTGAATTCGATACCAAGCTCAAACAACTTCAAGAGTTAGAAGCTGCTCATCCGGAATTTTACGATCCTAATTCTCCCAGTTTGCGCGTTGGCGGGCAGGTAACCAAGAATTTCAACACTTTGGTGCACGAACACCGCATGTATTCCTTAGATAATTCTTATTCTAAGGATGATCTGTTAGATTGGGAAAAGCGCATTAAAAAAGCCGTAGACGGTCCGGTGGAATACACCTGTGAGCTGAAGTATGACGGTGCTTCCATTAGCCTGACCTACCAAGACGGTAAACTTGAGAAAGCTGTGACTCGCGGTGATGGCGTTCAGGGCGATGAGGTCACCACGAACATCAGAACTATAAAATCTGTGCCCTTGCAATTGCGCGGGGACTATCCGGCGCGCTTTGATATTCGAGGAGAGATCGTTCTTCCCTTTGCTGGCTTTGAAGCTATGAACGCCCAGCGTATCGCCGCTGGAGAAGAGCCTTATCGCAACCCCAGAAATACTGCCAGTGGAAGTTTAAAACTTCAGGATAGTGCAGAGGTGGCTAAAAGACCATTGGAATGCCTCTTGTACAGCGTAGTGGGAAACAATCTCAATATAGAAACTCAATTTGAAAGCTTGCAAAAGGCCAATTCTTGGGGTTTTAAGGTTCCACCTCATGCCGTTTTGGCCAAGAATATAGATGAGGTGATTGCCTTTGTAAATCATTGGGATTCGGCCAGACACGACTTGCCTTATGAAACCGACGGGGTAGTTATCAAGGTGAATAGTTTGAGACAACAAGAGGAGTTGGGTTATACGGCCAAAGCGCCCCGATGGGCCATGGCTTATAAGTTTAAAGCAGAACAAGCTTCTTCTGTTTTACATACCATCACCTATCAAGTTGGCCGTACAGGAGCAATAACGCCAGTGGCAAACTTAGAACCTGTCGATCTAGCTGGGACCATAGTGAAAAGAGCTTCGTTGCACAATGCGGATCAGATAGCTAAGCTCGATATACGCGAAGGCGATACGGTCTACGTAGAAAAAGGAGGGGAGATCATTCCAAAGATCGTTGGGGTAGATTTAAGTCAACGCCCGGCAGAATCCAGTCCGACGCAATACATAACAGACTGTCCGGAATGCCAGACCCCACTTATCAGACAAGCCGATGAGGCCCTACATTACTGCCCGAATGAGTTGGGGTGCTTTCCGCAAATAGTTGGGAAGATACAGCATTTCATTTCTCGCAAAGCCATGGATATAGAGGGCCTAGGTGGAGAGACAGTTGCCTTGTTGGTCAAAGAAGGGCTTATAAACAATTATGCCGATCTGTACACACTGCGTGTAGACCAATTACTTCCTTTAGAAAGGATGGCGCAAAAGAGTGCTGAGAATTTGGTGCAAGGGGTAGCCAAAAGCAAGGAGATACCTTTTGAGCGGGTATTGTTTGCTCTAGGTATACGCTATGTTGGAGAGACAGTGGCTAAAAAGCTGGCTAAGCATTATAAGTCGATTACCGCACTTGCAGCAGCAGGTCTAGACGATCTGCAGGCTGTAGATGAGATAGGATCGGCAATTGCGCAAAGCGTAGTGGAATGGTTCTCAGATCCGAAGCATCAAGAGTTAATTGACAGATTGAGACAGTACGGGCTGCAATTGGAATTGTCTGAGCAGGTGCTGGCCAATCAAACAGAACTGCTAAAAGGAGATGTGGTGGTAGTCTCTGGAGTATTCGCTAGAGTGTCTCGAACCGAACTTAAAAAATTGATCGAAGATAATGGCGGAAAGGTATCGAGTTCTATCTCGTCCAAAACCACCTACGTGGTTGCCGGAGATAAAATGGGTCCTTCAAAGCGTACCAAGGCTGAATCCCTTGGAGTTGCACTAATAACCGAAGACGAATTCTTGGCTAAACTTGGGCAATAA
- the dapA gene encoding 4-hydroxy-tetrahydrodipicolinate synthase — protein sequence MQELIGTGVALITPFDAQGNLDLKALKALVDFNIENGVDYLVVLGTTAESATLTKAEKEKVKACISAANGGRVPEVLGIGGNNTAAVVAELQETDLSAYTAVLSVSPYYNKPTQEGIYRHFEAVAKATTKPIILYNVPGRTSSNMAAATVARLAADFDNIVAIKEAAGDIVQAMELMRQTPEDFLVISGDDMITLPMVLAGGAGVISVIGEGMPAEFSAMVRLARAGHNEQARALQYQLMPAIDMIFEEGNPAGIKALLEHRGICTDTVRLPLVSASSGLKARLGDFLSDF from the coding sequence ATGCAAGAACTAATTGGAACAGGAGTGGCGCTGATCACTCCATTTGACGCTCAGGGAAACCTGGATCTAAAGGCTTTAAAGGCCTTGGTGGATTTTAACATAGAAAATGGTGTAGACTATTTAGTGGTTCTAGGTACTACTGCGGAATCAGCTACGCTAACTAAGGCCGAAAAGGAAAAGGTGAAGGCTTGCATTTCGGCGGCCAATGGCGGACGCGTGCCCGAGGTATTGGGTATAGGAGGCAATAATACTGCGGCCGTTGTTGCAGAGCTTCAGGAAACTGATCTTAGCGCATACACAGCCGTTTTATCGGTATCGCCTTACTACAACAAACCTACTCAAGAAGGTATATATCGTCATTTCGAAGCTGTTGCCAAGGCGACCACCAAACCGATCATCTTATACAATGTTCCGGGTAGAACCTCTTCTAATATGGCGGCAGCGACTGTTGCTCGATTGGCTGCGGATTTTGACAATATCGTCGCCATAAAGGAGGCTGCGGGTGATATTGTTCAGGCCATGGAGCTTATGCGTCAAACGCCGGAAGATTTCTTAGTGATCTCCGGAGACGATATGATCACCTTACCTATGGTCTTAGCTGGAGGTGCAGGGGTGATCTCTGTTATTGGAGAAGGAATGCCCGCCGAATTCTCGGCTATGGTTCGTTTGGCTAGAGCAGGCCATAACGAGCAGGCGCGAGCGCTGCAATATCAACTCATGCCGGCAATAGATATGATCTTTGAAGAGGGTAATCCTGCGGGAATTAAAGCCTTGTTAGAACACCGTGGAATCTGTACCGACACGGTGCGCTTGCCATTGGTTTCTGCCAGTTCTGGACTCAAAGCGCGACTCGGAGATTTTTTAAGTGATTTTTAG
- a CDS encoding outer membrane protein assembly factor BamD yields MFLNKNKYYLLALAALLLVGACSPFQKVYKSDDVAAKYRFADSLYQVGKYRKALKLMEEIVPAYRGKPQAERLMFFYADTYFQLGDFYLSGYQFERFVRSYPNSDRVQEAAYKGAKSYYELSPRYSLDQEDTYTALEKLQGFIDQFPDSDYLQEANGLVDELNTKLEYKAIRIAKSYYHREDYKSAIEAYDNFATDYPGSEYRAEAFYMRMESEYKLAINSFETLVPERLRAAKDYYNSFMKYFADSEFREAADEINQDIEARLEAINTETKS; encoded by the coding sequence ATGTTTTTAAACAAAAACAAATATTACCTTTTAGCGTTGGCAGCCCTCTTATTGGTGGGCGCCTGTTCGCCTTTTCAGAAAGTCTATAAATCGGATGATGTAGCGGCTAAATATCGCTTTGCAGATTCCCTGTATCAAGTCGGTAAATACAGAAAGGCGCTAAAGCTCATGGAAGAGATAGTGCCTGCCTATCGCGGAAAGCCACAGGCAGAACGATTGATGTTCTTTTACGCAGATACCTATTTCCAATTGGGAGATTTTTATTTGTCCGGATATCAGTTTGAGCGTTTTGTCCGATCTTACCCAAACAGTGATCGTGTTCAAGAGGCGGCTTACAAAGGAGCTAAAAGTTATTACGAGTTATCTCCGAGGTACTCCTTAGATCAAGAAGACACCTATACCGCATTGGAAAAGCTTCAAGGTTTTATCGATCAGTTTCCTGATTCCGATTACCTGCAAGAGGCCAATGGTTTGGTAGACGAACTCAATACAAAATTGGAATATAAAGCGATCCGTATCGCCAAATCATACTACCACCGCGAAGATTATAAATCGGCTATCGAAGCTTATGACAACTTTGCGACAGACTATCCGGGTAGCGAATATAGAGCAGAAGCGTTCTACATGCGCATGGAGTCGGAGTACAAGTTGGCGATCAACAGTTTTGAGACCTTAGTGCCAGAGCGTTTGCGCGCAGCTAAGGACTATTACAACAGCTTTATGAAATACTTTGCGGATTCCGAGTTTAGAGAAGCGGCAGATGAGATCAACCAAGATATCGAAGCTCGCTTGGAAGCCATTAACACTGAAACAAAATCTTAA
- a CDS encoding DNA-directed RNA polymerase subunit omega gives MNLKKLDAPINTTTIDKNLVDAPTNNIYEAISIISKRATQINAEIKKELLEKLDEFATYNDSLEEIFENKEQIEVSKFYEKLPKPHALAVQEWLEDKIYHRNTQEDEA, from the coding sequence ATGAATTTAAAGAAATTAGACGCGCCTATCAACACCACTACCATTGACAAAAACTTGGTAGATGCGCCTACCAACAACATTTACGAGGCTATCTCTATTATCTCTAAGCGTGCTACGCAGATCAACGCGGAGATCAAAAAAGAGTTGTTGGAAAAACTGGACGAGTTTGCGACCTACAATGATTCTCTAGAAGAGATCTTTGAAAACAAAGAGCAGATCGAAGTATCTAAGTTCTACGAAAAACTTCCTAAGCCACACGCTTTGGCAGTACAGGAGTGGCTAGAAGACAAGATCTACCACCGCAACACCCAAGAGGACGAGGCCTAA
- the coaBC gene encoding bifunctional phosphopantothenoylcysteine decarboxylase/phosphopantothenate--cysteine ligase CoaBC has product MSVLKGKRILLGVTAGIAAYKTAWLVRLLVKADAEVRVVMTPAAKDFVTPLTLSTLSKNEVYSSFTNEEDENAQWNNHVELGLWADYLLIAPATANTLAKMATGVCDNLLLAVYLSAKCPVLYAPAMDLDMYKHPSTQNTFDTLNGFGNIQIPAAHGELASGLVGQGRMAEPEEIVSFLEEYISQGLPLKGKRVLITAGPTYEAIDPVRFVGNHSSGLMGYKIAERAAALGAEVTLVSGPSAIQLENKRVNLIRVVSAAEMFDAVQSHYAKIDIGIFAAAVADYRPIDPAQEKIKKTGDSLDIKLEKTQDILGWAGSQKKQQYLVGFALETQNELDNAKKKLEKKNLDLIILNSLRDEGAGFKSKTNKVTFIDKNGAVLPFDLKDKAAVAVDILDYIIKQQ; this is encoded by the coding sequence ATGTCTGTTTTAAAAGGAAAGCGAATCTTACTGGGGGTAACCGCCGGTATCGCTGCCTATAAAACAGCTTGGCTAGTACGTTTGTTGGTCAAAGCTGACGCAGAGGTGCGCGTGGTGATGACTCCGGCGGCCAAAGACTTTGTTACGCCGCTTACCCTTTCTACTTTATCTAAGAATGAGGTCTATTCGTCTTTCACCAATGAGGAAGATGAAAACGCCCAATGGAACAATCACGTAGAGCTCGGTCTTTGGGCCGACTATTTACTGATCGCTCCTGCTACCGCAAATACTTTGGCTAAAATGGCCACTGGAGTTTGCGATAATTTGCTTTTGGCTGTTTACTTATCTGCCAAATGCCCAGTTTTGTACGCTCCGGCTATGGATCTGGATATGTACAAGCACCCTTCTACGCAGAACACTTTCGATACTCTTAACGGTTTTGGGAACATTCAGATACCTGCCGCACACGGTGAGCTGGCTAGCGGATTGGTGGGGCAAGGACGCATGGCCGAACCAGAAGAGATCGTTTCTTTTTTAGAAGAATACATCAGCCAAGGATTGCCCTTAAAAGGCAAACGTGTTCTAATTACTGCTGGACCTACCTATGAAGCTATAGACCCGGTGCGATTTGTCGGGAATCATTCCAGCGGACTTATGGGTTACAAGATCGCGGAGCGAGCTGCGGCTCTTGGGGCCGAGGTTACCTTGGTCAGTGGGCCGTCTGCTATTCAATTAGAAAATAAGCGCGTGAATCTGATCCGAGTTGTAAGTGCTGCGGAGATGTTTGATGCCGTACAATCCCATTATGCCAAGATAGATATAGGGATCTTCGCCGCTGCTGTGGCCGATTACAGACCAATAGACCCAGCTCAAGAAAAGATCAAGAAAACAGGAGATTCTCTAGATATAAAACTAGAGAAGACACAAGACATACTCGGCTGGGCCGGTAGCCAAAAAAAGCAGCAATACTTGGTCGGATTTGCCTTAGAAACTCAGAATGAACTAGACAACGCAAAAAAGAAGCTGGAGAAAAAGAATTTAGATTTAATTATACTAAATTCGCTCAGAGACGAAGGGGCCGGTTTTAAATCCAAAACCAACAAAGTCACCTTTATAGATAAGAACGGCGCCGTTTTGCCGTTTGATCTAAAGGATAAGGCAGCAGTCGCTGTAGACATCCTCGATTACATTATTAAGCAGCAATGA
- a CDS encoding DUF4835 family protein: protein MRRLLFILCTIFSLSVTAQEIRCTVTVNAEQTARADLQIFKTLENQIAEFVNEYQWTTMKMATQERIDMNLVIVVTDYDGDDFTATLQVQSSRPAYGSSYNSPVYNYNDKQFSFTYREFQPLNFNPNSFDSNLISVVAFHVYTVIGLDAATFSRNGGIPYFQVAKQIVNTAASSNFLGWKATDGVQSRFRYNDALLSNVFAEFHNVMYDYHRLGLDVMHEDPKKAKEIMSESLSRLRMINDRRPNSFLLRTFFDAKENEISKVFSGGPRVDIAKLVEDLNRMAPTKRASWEDIRY from the coding sequence ATGAGAAGACTTCTATTTATACTTTGCACCATCTTTAGTTTAAGTGTTACAGCACAAGAGATCCGTTGTACGGTCACTGTGAATGCCGAGCAAACGGCACGAGCAGATCTACAGATTTTCAAGACCTTAGAGAATCAGATCGCAGAGTTTGTGAACGAATACCAATGGACCACCATGAAAATGGCTACGCAAGAGCGCATAGACATGAATCTGGTGATCGTGGTTACCGATTATGATGGTGATGATTTCACGGCCACGCTACAAGTACAGTCTTCGCGTCCGGCTTATGGGTCTTCTTACAATTCGCCAGTTTACAATTATAACGACAAGCAGTTCTCTTTTACCTACAGAGAGTTTCAGCCCTTGAACTTCAACCCGAACAGTTTCGATTCTAATTTGATCTCTGTGGTTGCTTTTCACGTGTATACAGTTATTGGGCTCGACGCTGCTACATTCAGCAGAAACGGAGGTATTCCTTATTTTCAGGTAGCTAAGCAGATAGTCAATACGGCAGCTTCTTCTAATTTCTTAGGATGGAAGGCTACCGATGGGGTGCAATCCCGTTTCCGTTATAACGATGCCTTGTTGTCTAATGTCTTTGCAGAGTTTCACAATGTCATGTACGACTATCACCGCTTAGGTTTAGACGTGATGCACGAAGATCCGAAGAAAGCCAAAGAGATCATGTCCGAGAGTTTGAGTCGCCTGCGCATGATCAACGACCGACGTCCGAATTCATTCTTGCTCAGAACCTTCTTCGACGCCAAAGAGAATGAGATCAGTAAGGTCTTTAGTGGTGGCCCTCGTGTAGATATCGCCAAATTGGTGGAAGACCTAAATCGCATGGCGCCTACCAAGCGAGCTAGCTGGGAAGACATCCGATATTAA
- the recN gene encoding DNA repair protein RecN: MIQSLSIKNYALIDQLSVDFGAGFTVITGETGAGKSIILGALGLLLGQRADMESIKDKSQKSVIEGHFDLSKFQLVDFFKTQDLDFDTHTIIRRELLASGKSRAFVNDTPVNLQVLNALGVHLIDIHSQGQQSAVNTTAFKFELIDLIAGNQELLSAYRSSFTAYKEANKALETLKEAQAAAHKEFDYNKFLLSELQELQLDKLDEAAIDQEYETLSNVERIQELLGGVLQALSAEDVGASVGLAAANQQLQQLAKVSPLFKEAAERMLSLQIELEDLESHLFEQQEQIESDPERLASLEEITRSLYDLKRKHAATTVEELIAKRHELEQLVTLVEDQSDQLKAAQQKLQAAKTTMDSYADQLFKARKAVIPQVCETVNKQLQMLEMPAANFVVAQEVAAPNNYGHENLSFLFSANKGIAPGPLQKIASGGELSRVMLALKALMAKHTNLATLIFDEIDTGVSGEVANRIADIMQQMSRSMQLVSITHLPQVAAKGNHHFKVYKRDTDMGVSTQMKALTQEERVVEIAQMLGGQQLSETALNHAKELMN, translated from the coding sequence TTGATCCAATCATTATCCATAAAGAATTACGCCCTTATCGATCAGTTATCGGTCGATTTTGGAGCTGGTTTTACGGTGATCACCGGAGAGACCGGAGCGGGTAAATCCATCATCTTGGGAGCTCTTGGGCTTTTGTTAGGTCAGCGTGCCGACATGGAAAGCATTAAGGATAAATCTCAGAAAAGCGTCATAGAAGGCCATTTCGATCTGAGTAAGTTTCAGCTCGTGGATTTTTTTAAAACCCAAGACCTGGATTTTGACACGCATACCATAATTCGCAGAGAACTTCTAGCCTCGGGTAAGTCTAGGGCCTTTGTCAATGATACTCCAGTGAACTTACAAGTGTTGAACGCGCTAGGGGTTCACCTTATAGATATACACAGTCAAGGGCAACAGTCTGCAGTAAACACCACTGCCTTTAAGTTCGAGCTGATAGATCTGATCGCAGGAAACCAAGAATTGTTGTCGGCTTACAGATCGTCTTTTACCGCTTACAAAGAGGCCAACAAGGCACTAGAAACACTTAAGGAAGCCCAGGCTGCTGCCCATAAAGAATTTGATTACAATAAATTCTTGCTCTCAGAATTGCAAGAACTTCAATTAGATAAATTAGACGAAGCCGCGATAGATCAGGAATACGAAACCCTGTCTAATGTAGAGCGGATCCAAGAGCTCTTAGGCGGAGTGCTTCAAGCGCTGAGTGCCGAAGATGTGGGTGCTAGTGTAGGGCTGGCTGCGGCCAACCAACAGTTACAACAACTGGCCAAGGTATCTCCCTTATTCAAAGAAGCCGCGGAGCGTATGTTGTCCTTGCAAATAGAGTTGGAGGACTTGGAGTCGCATTTGTTCGAGCAACAAGAACAAATCGAGAGCGACCCAGAGCGCTTAGCAAGTTTGGAAGAGATTACCCGTAGCCTCTACGATTTAAAACGCAAACACGCCGCAACTACAGTGGAGGAGTTAATTGCAAAGCGACACGAGTTAGAGCAACTGGTTACTTTGGTAGAAGATCAATCGGACCAACTAAAGGCTGCGCAGCAAAAATTACAAGCCGCTAAAACAACAATGGACAGCTACGCAGACCAATTGTTCAAAGCGAGAAAAGCAGTCATCCCACAAGTTTGCGAAACCGTGAACAAACAGCTGCAAATGTTAGAGATGCCTGCAGCGAATTTTGTGGTAGCCCAAGAGGTTGCAGCGCCGAATAATTACGGACACGAAAATCTGTCGTTCCTTTTTAGTGCAAATAAAGGTATAGCACCAGGGCCTTTGCAAAAAATAGCCTCGGGCGGAGAGCTTTCACGAGTTATGCTGGCTTTAAAGGCACTTATGGCCAAACACACCAATTTGGCAACTTTGATCTTTGACGAGATCGATACAGGAGTATCCGGAGAGGTGGCCAACCGCATTGCAGATATCATGCAACAGATGTCTAGGTCCATGCAATTGGTGAGCATTACCCATCTGCCACAGGTTGCAGCAAAAGGGAATCATCACTTTAAAGTTTACAAGCGAGACACCGATATGGGTGTGAGCACACAAATGAAAGCGCTAACACAAGAAGAACGCGTGGTAGAGATAGCGCAAATGCTCGGCGGGCAACAATTGTCCGAAACCGCATTGAATCACGCGAAAGAATTAATGAATTAA
- a CDS encoding enoyl-ACP reductase — protein sequence MSYNLLAGKKGIIFGALDENSIAWKTAERVHEEGGSFVLTNAPIAMRMGQINALAEKTNSQIIPADATSLEDLEKLVDGAMEALGGKLDFVLHSIGMSVNVRKGKAYTDQKYDWTHKGWDVSALSFHKVMQTLYQKDAMNEWGSIVALSYMAAQRVFPDYNDMADNKAYLESIARSFGYFFGKDKKVRVNTISQSPTPTTAGQGVKGFDGFIAYAEKMSPLGNATALDCANYTVSLFSDLTKRVTLQNLYNDGGFSNTGVSNEVMEAFMKEE from the coding sequence ATGTCTTACAATTTATTAGCTGGAAAAAAGGGAATTATTTTTGGCGCCTTGGATGAGAACTCCATAGCCTGGAAAACTGCAGAAAGAGTACACGAAGAAGGCGGAAGCTTTGTGCTTACTAACGCTCCAATTGCCATGCGCATGGGGCAGATCAATGCCCTGGCAGAAAAGACCAATTCTCAGATCATCCCGGCAGATGCTACGTCTTTAGAGGATCTGGAAAAGCTTGTCGACGGAGCAATGGAAGCCCTAGGCGGCAAATTAGATTTTGTACTCCATTCTATTGGAATGTCTGTAAACGTGAGAAAAGGCAAAGCCTATACCGATCAGAAATACGATTGGACCCACAAAGGTTGGGACGTTTCTGCGCTGTCTTTCCACAAGGTTATGCAGACGCTTTATCAAAAAGACGCCATGAATGAATGGGGGAGTATAGTGGCGCTGAGTTATATGGCAGCCCAACGTGTTTTCCCAGATTATAACGATATGGCAGACAATAAGGCCTATTTGGAATCCATTGCGCGTAGCTTTGGTTATTTCTTCGGAAAGGACAAGAAAGTTAGAGTGAATACTATTTCTCAGTCTCCAACCCCTACAACTGCCGGACAAGGAGTTAAAGGATTCGATGGATTCATTGCGTATGCCGAGAAAATGTCTCCTTTAGGAAATGCAACGGCATTAGACTGTGCGAACTATACGGTAAGCCTGTTTAGTGACTTGACAAAAAGAGTTACGTTGCAGAATCTTTATAACGATGGCGGCTTCTCCAATACTGGAGTGAGCAATGAAGTAATGGAAGCCTTTATGAAGGAGGAATAA
- a CDS encoding T9SS type A sorting domain-containing protein, whose protein sequence is MKKITLLFCAALFSAGMTAQVVTEDFDAGLPAGWSTAVNTGSCDWFNGADMPTGPDFATPAMYFDDDACGNGADASNTTLFSDVYDLTGVTSSVTITYDVAFQEVASGETFTAEVNAGAGWETLAVYDVDLPDILSESFTGTASNADFQVRWTYDDGGGAWGWHGGVDNFTLDYVLSTDDNQIAGFSMVPNPAVDVVTVRAQNEIQAVTFFNILGQKVLEVAPNALSQEINVAALKAGVYIVNVVSDDQQGSYRLIKQ, encoded by the coding sequence ATGAAAAAAATTACTTTATTGTTTTGTGCGGCATTATTCTCAGCTGGAATGACTGCACAAGTTGTAACAGAAGACTTTGATGCTGGTCTACCAGCAGGATGGTCTACTGCAGTGAACACCGGATCTTGTGACTGGTTCAATGGTGCTGATATGCCAACTGGTCCAGATTTCGCTACTCCAGCAATGTACTTTGACGATGACGCTTGTGGTAACGGAGCTGATGCTTCTAACACTACTTTGTTCTCTGATGTATACGATCTTACCGGCGTTACAAGTAGTGTAACTATTACTTATGACGTAGCGTTCCAAGAAGTTGCTTCTGGTGAGACTTTTACTGCTGAAGTAAACGCAGGAGCTGGATGGGAAACCCTCGCTGTTTACGATGTTGACCTTCCGGACATTCTTTCTGAGTCTTTCACTGGTACAGCTTCTAACGCAGACTTCCAAGTTCGTTGGACTTATGATGATGGTGGCGGAGCCTGGGGATGGCACGGTGGTGTAGACAACTTTACGTTGGACTACGTACTTAGCACTGATGACAACCAGATTGCTGGATTCAGCATGGTTCCTAACCCAGCTGTTGATGTAGTAACTGTAAGAGCTCAGAATGAGATCCAAGCTGTTACTTTCTTCAACATCCTTGGACAAAAGGTTCTTGAGGTTGCTCCTAACGCACTTTCTCAAGAGATCAACGTTGCTGCTCTTAAGGCAGGAGTTTACATTGTAAACGTAGTGTCTGACGATCAACAAGGTTCTTACCGTTTGATCAAGCAGTAA